In the Babylonia areolata isolate BAREFJ2019XMU chromosome 34, ASM4173473v1, whole genome shotgun sequence genome, one interval contains:
- the LOC143277626 gene encoding uncharacterized protein LOC143277626 produces MNSDMIFRTWIFVCAVYVVICPGTFAYHIVSCENLKINSVSVVYGWVDKSAVKSASCTGGVVSKVMFRIMKSDNTIIDICELPYPGCSANLQSTGEMQCQCVSSSASLNEYNLQFSFDDSYVGSSLRISTDCLALPTETFSYHDCDNLRASDTPSSDEGGYTEGETAGIAIGVAIFVGAVCIAVTAAICNRYHKKKEEKNKNNKVDEKPVDPANPEGVAVEQPDRVTLH; encoded by the exons ATGAACTCGGATATGATTTTCCGAACATGGATATTTGTGTGCGCTGTTTACGTGGTCATTTGTCCAG GAACATTTGCTTACCACATAGTGAGTTGTGAGAATTTGAAGATCAACAGTGTGTCAGTCGTGTATGGATGGGTAGATAAATCTGCCGTAAAGTCAGCCAGCTGTACCGGCGGAGTTGTTTCAAAAGTGATGTTCAGAATTATGAAATCTGACAATACTATCATTGACATATGCGAACTCCCGTATCCCGGCTGCAGTGCAAATCTGCAGTCAACTGGTGAAATGCAGTGCCAGTGTGTATCATCCTCCGCTTCCTTGAATGAGTACAATTTGCAGTTCTCCTTCGATGATTCCTACGTTGGATCCAGTCTGCGTATTAGCACTGATTGCCTGGCGTTGCCGACTGAAACCTTTTCATATCATGATTGTGATAACTTAC GGGCTTCAGATACACCTTCGTCAGATGAAGGGGGATACACTGAAGGTGAAACGGCTGGTATCGCTATCGGTGTAGCGATTTTTGTCGGTGCTGTATGCATCGCAGTTACCGCTGCCATAT GTAATCGGTATcataaaaagaaggaagaaaaaaacaaaaacaacaaggtaGATGAAAAGCCTGTGGACCCTGCGAATCCCGAGGGTGTCGCGGTTGAGCAGCCTGATA